One Acropora palmata chromosome 2, jaAcrPala1.3, whole genome shotgun sequence genomic window, GGCaatccattttgttttaagaataattgttattttctgtCAAGTCTTAAGttacaataaaacaattcatTACTAATACCAGTGGGTCGCTTTACAAGAACAGATGAGGAAATCTAGGTTTAGGGAAATATATAGCACTCTCAGTTGTTTTTAATTGACGAAAATATAGATTATTCCCCTGAAACtctgtaattttgtttttgctattgCATCTTTAGAAGACATATATGTTATTCAACGGCAAAAACTGTGCCCGAGGACTCGAGTACGGCCCGAGACAGGAGCGAGACAGAGGGAAAAGTTTTCCCAATATGCGGACCGACCAAGGCCggtgaataacatttttatttatttataaattctatttttataAGGTAGGAGAAACTGTtaagaaaaactggaaaagtaatgcttttattttacacATTGTCTCATCAACGTATCAACAAAtgaacaataaaatgaattgtttttttaagagAAAGTTGAACAATAACACTGCTCTATTGCAAAAAACAATtaagagaaattgaaaattcgcTCTTTCAATTCGCAACTTCACTCTGCGCTTAGCGTAGTTGGTTACCATGACCGTGGTCAGGACACAGGAAAACACTGCCCGCTcccggaaccaatcagattgaaGGATTTTCAGGATACCGCCCGCTCGcgatcaaagaaataaataaataaggcTATTTTTACTTCTAAAACCTGTTTGcttaaaaaaagttaaaaatatacTAAAAAACACCATAGTGGTCATTGGCTTCCCTTAATATCACACATGCGCAATCAATATCCGCGCCTCTCGTTCTCAGTGTCTTTTTGTTGCCATTGCGACAGAAGAGGAAGGAAATCATCCTATTGCCATCTTAAGCCCGCCGTACACGTGCGCAAGGAGCTGAGCAAACTGCCTCGCGGGGCAGTTTGCTCAGCCGTTTCCTCTCATGTGCGGCGCAATTTTGGTGAGAAGTTTGTCTCACGAGGTCGTGAGGAAAATATCAAACatgtttgatattttcttGCCTCACGAGGTAATTCCTCATCATTTGCGGACTTAACCAATTGCTGAAAATTATGTTGGGTTTCGAAACCGATGGCGTAGCACATAGTGACAATCCATCTATCGCTAAGATCCTAAATATCCACTTCTCGACAACTGGCACAAAGCTCGCGATGAAACTAAAATCCTTCATTACCTTACCACCTCCTCCTGTAAGGTCAACTGATTTGCAAAAGTTTGCTTTTAAACCAATTACCGAAGAGTTTGTACACGGTCAACTTAAACAACTTAGAACTAACAAAGCAATTGGCCTAGACAATATCAGTGCTCGTTTTCTGAAACACTCGGCTAGTGTAGTTAGTAAAAGTCTCACAAAACTGTTTAATCAATCATTGGTCACTTGTACCTTCCCTTCCTTATGGAAGTTTGGAAAGGTATTTGCCCTCTTCAAAAAAGGCGATCGTTGTGACCCAAACAATTACAGGCCAATAACTGTGCTACCTACGTTGAGCAAGATTCTGGAGAAGGCAGTACATAACCAACTCTACTTTTTTCTCAACGACAACAATATCATTACTTCCAAGCAATTTGGTTTTCGACCTAAGCTATCAACAAATACAGCCTTGACACACTTTACAGTTAATGTACTTCTGAACACGGACTCTGGTCGCCTTACAGGAGCTGTTTTCTTGGATCTCTCGAAAGCGTTCGATACAGTTGACCATAATCTTTTACTCCATAAGCTCAAATCAGTGGGTCTCTCAGAAGTCACTGTTAATTGGTTCCAGTCACACCTTGCgaacagaaaacaaaggacGTCTGTCGTAGATACACTTTCTGTTTCTGCATCAATTACTGGTGGGGTCCCACAAGGAAgtattcttctttttcttatcttcATGAATGACTTACCATCATGTCAGCTTTCTAGTGAAATGATTCTTTACGCTGATGACACTGTGATTTATTACTCATCGGCTGACATGTTAGACCTTGAAAGCACTATTTCCAATTGGTTTTCGAGTAATCTGCTGACCCTAAATATTTCTAAATGTAATTTCGTTACTTTTGGTAACTCATGATGCTTAAACTGGTAAATGACGTTTCTCTTAAAGTAAATTCCACTGCTATTGATAGGTCTGATTCGTTTAAGTACTTGGCTGTGGTTATAAACCAAACTATGTCTTGGTCCGAGCACATTGATTCTATCAGCACAAAGATCAATCAAAGGATTGGAATGATTAAGAGAATACGACATCTTTTGCCTCTACATGCTAAGTTAACACTATACAATTGCTTAATCATCCCACTGTTTGACTATGGAGACATAGTGTGGGgtgacaaaaataacaacacaCTTATGGGTCAGCTGCAAGTTCTTCAAAACAAGGCCGCCAAGGTCCTGCTTCATTTATCACCAAGAAGTTCATCTACTGAGGCACTAGATCGTTTGGACCTTAAGACCCTCTCAAAGAGACGACACTTCCATCGTTGTGTTATGATGCATAAATATCTGTCGGGGgaaattgattttaattttgacatcAGAAGCAATAGTAGTTTTCATTCTTATCAAACTCGTGGAAGAAATGATTTACACCTTCCTCGCGTGCGTACCAACTGGGGCAAACAAACTTTAATTTATCAGAACTTAGTACAAACAATGAATCCGCAAGGAAGGTGTTTCAATGCACACCAGCGTGTACCTTGCAATTGAGGGAAAAAACGACTGTAAAAATGACTCGGGATCATAATTTGAGTTTTCTGTGAtagcacatgcgcaattggcatatacaaacatttgtacgtaccacatggaagaaataactgggaCACAATTGTACATATATGGAAATTGTTTCACCTTAGAAATCAATCCGCGTGGATGAAAGGGGTCTTTTCCATAAGGTCAAgaggccgacatttctctccctccctgcctggcgaaaGGTATCTGAAATTGGTttcaaaagcgacctccgggccgaaatctcggggagcatcgttggGTATGAAGctttggcgccacgtccagaggtactgcgctcaatttcttgcttttatggTAGTTTATGGAATTCAGTGCTCTGAGTATTTTGTCTACGCAACCTGAAGAATCCAAGAATTAAGAATGGTAATAGGAGTAATCAGGCGAGTTATTTCacattttagaattttttagGAGCAAGATAACCCCCGAATTGCACGACAAGACGTCCTATTagcaattaattgtgtcaattaCAAAATGCTAGAAACTCTGAAATTAAATGTTTGAGGAGTCTGTTTAAGGAGCCTGTTTCATAATTCCCTTATTCAGCCATTATTCTTGTCATCTCCGTTCATGTCATCTTTTAGCTTGTGCATATGTAGTTGCTGACAGAATcgcatgaaacaaaaattgacaaatatTGTGTGACATTGTACCCAGGGGATACTCCCAGAAAGGCTGGGTGGGGGTATGCAGACCACTTCCacaaactcttaccccatttatGACCAAAGTCTGCGATTTGTTGTGACTTGGCCAAAAGCTTGATACCCTATTAATGACCTTGGCAGCTGGTACAGTTATCCTAAGCATTATTAATGTTGGGCTTTTGGTGGCGATCTTTTTGataattatgaaaaagtaGCTTTATTCTTCCAAGAAACATACATATTTCTAGACTAGAGTGCTAAAAccataccctatttatgaccaatgTGACTGAATAATCCTACCCTTTTGGGCCTGTACATACCCAAATAGCCCGGCATTACTTAACTTTTGCTATTCGTAAATCAAATATTAGACTGGGTTCCTCACTCacatttcaatggcttttcaagttattatttttacagtTGTATAATCCTTATACTGATTGGTACCTCTGATAATAGTCGATGATAATCAACTgatgaaatttgataaaacGAGTTTACGCTTTTTGAACTAATTTGTGTTTAGCAGTTGTTTATTTCAAGCACACTTATTCAAACTGGTGGCTAGAGGCTGTAAAGGATGAACATAAGCAGAAGTTAGTTGCAGTTTAATTATACTAGCAGCTAAGAACATTAAATAGTACTCATTTGGATTATAATTTTTAGGTGTAGTCCATTTTAGGGTTGTCCAATTGGGTAGTACATTGGGGTGGTCCATGGATagggtcagtgttttgtccatCACCATGTGCGTTAGGTTCTGTTCTGATCATCGCTACATTACTGTTGTTTGTTAAATGTGTGCTAAAATTATCGGCCTTGTGGTGATATGAACAGATCCTTTGGTCAGAAATTTGGCTCGATCCGGACTCAACCGTTTTTACTTAATTACtctcaaaaaaataaatgttagAAGAAACTAGCCCTGTTTGGTTACTTTGGTACAAGGGTCTATCAATAAAGAAAGTAtgagcgaaatcgattttttaGCTGTTTCCGCGATTTTGGTGATCATATCTGATTTTTACTGACACTGACTCTTAACAAGCCGTATTAAagtaagtaataataattattattgtggagACAGAGCATCAAGAGGGGGACTAATTTTGCTCATATTAAGTTCGCTATCAAGTGACAATAACTTTAATCATTAATTCTGAACAATGATATCATTATTTATAGGTTCCAACTGTTTTTTGGTAACGTGACATTGCACTGTATATGATAGATAATACATACATGTTACTGACTTTTCATAAGCAGCAATGAATATTTTTGCCATTTCAGTTGACCATATGCTCAGAGACCTTGGTCTGGAGGGCTGTGCTAGTATCCAGTACACAGGTTTGTGAGATTTACCCTAATTGACATGCgatgaaacatttctgttaTTTCTATGGAATTCAGAAGCCAAATAAGTGTGATAAGACAAATTATAGAGAGAGAGGGAAGCTTAGGTTAGTTACTAAGGCACTGAGTTTTTAAACACAATTTGTATCAGACCTAGAGTGACCCAGTCTTATAAGAGATTAGACCCCAATACAGACCCCAGAATTCAAATGATTTACTCCATTTTCTTTACTCCATATAGTAAATCATTGAAGTGTTTTAATAGATCCTGAAGGAACGGAGGTGCTGGAAAAATAGGCCGTAAAgttaaacacaaaaatttaatatgattattaaaaaaaactgataatGGTTAGAAGGACAAAGCTATCAATTTGTGTCTAATACCCCATTCACACCAACTAAACTAGGTTAATTAAACCAGGTTTAGTTTCATCTACTTTGTCGATTACgttttgcagtcattttgaaaaattttgagaaatttcaAACCACCTTGCTGAcatattttaatcaaaaaGGTTTTTACCTTGTTAAGTTGCGAGGTGTGCGCGATATTAGCAACTAATTTTTAACCTTGTTTTGTTAAACCACTTTTATACATGTTTAACACGTTGGTGTGAATGGGGTATAAGGTTATTAaagcattatttattattttttgttagaGCAAAAGGgtgctttttctttgaatgttAGGGACCATTCATTGTTTAAGTTGAAGGGTGGGGTGGAGGTGTAAATGAAGGGCcctcaattttttcttcttttgaccTTTCCACGCCCCCGGGGCCTTGAAAGGTCAAAAGAAGGCCCTTTTTGGGGAGAGTCTTTCTTTAATAAAAGtaagaaattttcatttgctaTATTTCTCCTCcacgcccccccccccaaagACTCAAATACTGACTGGTCCGTTATTTGCTACGGTTACCTGGTGGCTTCATCAGTGGACCAAAAATATGATGGCATAGTAAAGCAGATAGGGTGCTAACAGAGAAGTCGAgtcccccacccccacccttTAAGGGCTTATCGTACCTCTTGTCACTGCAAGACCCTATGGGTGGCTAGATACAGTGGACACAAAGGCACTAATTGAATTTAAAAGTGCTTCCTATCTTGTCACAACCCTTTCGAGAATTGTTCATCGTTCTTTGATTTTTGTGGTAAATTGATATTTGCAGATCTTGTGCGCGCTATCAGCCACTGAAGAGCAGGATGATAGTCATTAGTTAGCCAGTCTCAGAATATGGTAACAGCACACTCCTTGAGGCAAATTTTCATACGTTCTTTTGATTAAATCAAATGCACTTTTGTATCTTATTTATCTTCTCAACTtgacaaatttgaaatttgcattCAGTAAAATGtaattaagaaatagaaaacattttccgtgtttctatcgagttatagaaacacgagTGGAGGTTTGGGAGAACGAGAAATGCTGTGGGAACACGAGCCGTAGATTCTCTACACCACGCAATTTACACGTCATAACCTGAACAACcaattaagaaatagaaaacattttccgtgtttttatcgagttatagaaacacgattattaaccaatcagcgcgtgtattttccttgagctattTTCTAATTCTTCAATACTAGGTTTTTCACAAATTGTGAATCAGTAAAGGAGTATCATTTCGCCACAATATTTACTGCTACTACTTTGCTTTATCAGATTTCACAATTCTTCCTTTTGAAAGTTTTCTTCAGTACTTACAAGGGGAAATGCTATGTAGCGAGACGTCCTtatgagaaaacaaattgatttCTACATATGTTTTATCATAACATAATTGTACTTTTCCCATGTGTAAGAATCAACAGTAAAGGTCAGTACGCTGGCCTTGTGTGGTTTGCACGATACGTTTTCTTATTTACCAGTCCCCATAAttcttgaaatatttcttttacgGTTTAGTGAGAGGAGTAACTACCTTGAAGAGAAGAAATCCTCAATTCAATGAGGTTGAAACCGgtgattttaaattttcaaagacaCATGGATACATTGATTGCGTGAAATATAGATGTAGCGAAATTTTGTCTGTGAAGAACTTTTCACCTTTACACTAAAAAGGTctgtttgtttattacattttcTGAGCGGTTCTTGCTAATCGCAGTCGCGAATCTAACCATCAATAAGGTTGACTGTTGTGTCATGGTAGTCCACTTCAAATTGTTGTAAAGTGCTTTGGGCAACGGAATTGTCGGTGTATAAtaactgaaataaataatcCGTCAATGATCGATTTTTGATAAGGGAGGGACGCACCAGTCCGGCAGGTTGAGATCTTTTGAAACTCAACTGGATGATCTTAGATTTAAGAGGCATCACGCCAGCATCACTTCTCAGGCATTTTCTACTTGTTGGCCCTTTCCAACAGACACTTACGTGGAAGAACAGACGGAAActgctgttttcttttgggCAAGCCGCTTTCCAAGCTCTTGATAAAATTCCTTGCACTGTATAAATTTCTATCGTTCTTATATTGTGGTAGATATTGCCGACATTCACTTGTCATATTAGTAACCTGATAACGTACGTTTGGCGCAAAAGACCTCGATCAAAGCAAGCGACTGAATGAGCGCTTTAGCTTGATTCCACAATACGTATGCTCAGAAGTCCTAGAGATGGAAACCATCAAGATTTCGGTCGCCAGTTTTTGCGACTCCGTCGCTTACGAAAGATCACGACAAAAATCGAAACTTCAGATACCACTTTTTGGGGCATTTTCGATAAAAGCATCGTTTGAACTGCACCTCGTCACGTAGGCAGAAGCCATTGAGTACTTAAGGGCCACCTATCCCTCAGAGGAGCTTTAGTCTTAGCTTTTTCGGTAACTTGTAAGCTGGTAAGTGTTCTTTAATTCATTTTACATGAGAACCGTCGCATGTTCGACTTGATGAGCGCGCACTAACACTTGGGATCTGCCTTTGTGACGTCTAATTGTTTTTCGCTTCGTTCGGCAACGTGTTGAAAGCTCAATTGTGTTGCGTCGTGGAAGGAGAGAAGTGATTCGGGAGAAGatgaaaatgtcttttctGTTATCGATTGTGTTCCTATTACTGCTGCAAAGCTCATTTGCCGCGGAAAATCCCACCCGTGAAGGTAAGGATAGTTTAAATCACGAATTCAAGGCTGCGCAATTTTCCCGCGTAGCGTAAGCTTTAAACGAAAAACGCAGTTTCAACGCTTACCGTTCGAAGTTATCGAATCGTTGTGTGCTATATCGGATTTCCTAATTAAAGCAATTGTTTCAGTTTAATGGAAAGGGTTTAAAAGTGTTCATTTATTGTTTCATTCTTGGCAAGAGTTACCAAGGAAAATTGGttttgttgctatggcaaaCTTCGGCATGCAACAAACCAAACCAAACAAGAGCTTACTTAGGTGGTTGCTAAGTTTCCCAAGGCTCCTCGGTTTTATCCACTGACTAATGTATTCGTAGACACATGGTGCAGGGCCGATAACGTGGTTTCCAACTTGCGTTGGCGCGCGCATTCCACGCGTTTTCGGAAATACCTCAACATTCTTTGCTTCATATTTTCCGCAGGAGAAATTGGTTCCTCTAATGGAGGGAATGTATTGCTGCGGTCTTTTACTATCAGTGAAGATTTTAGAAACATGGATGCTACCATTGAGGTGCACCTTACCTCAATTGACTTGCTTCTGTCCGTGAAAGTTGATTCAAGAAACAGAATCAACAGCGTCTCTACAATCTATACGCCGAAAAaacctgaaatgaaaaaagtaaGTATTTCGATTCTGAAAGATATAATCCAATCATAGTCGATAAGATGAGTCTTTCTTTTAGACGGAAATATCACACCCTCTTGGACTCTTGCCGTGAAGAGAAGGTCATTGATTTCTCTAAAGATTTCGAACTGTACACTGTCGCCTAATGAACAGTTTTGATTAGAAAAGTGGTTCAATGATTCGTCTTTGTATTTGCTCTCTGCAGAGCGAAATGACAAATCCTCAGGAATTGAAATCAAACACTCCTTTGGAAGAAGAACCATCCGTCCTGACGGAATCTACTAAAAACTGCTCCAGCTGGTTTGAAAAGGCGTATACCAGTTTTTTGACGGCTGCAGAGTCCCTGTTGAAATGGCTGTACATTGGCATCGAATGGCCCAGGGATATCAACCAGGGCATGTTCACTCTTAGGACCGTGACAAGATTTGACAAACACCCAGTTAACGATGTAAGTTAACGAGTTTGTGTTAAATGTTTGTGATATTAAATAAGAGTTAAGTTTATGGAAGTCCAGGCAAAGACACCGTTTTTGGGAGGCCCCAGTGTGtttgtgaaaaataaatcGAAAGCAGCGAGACTTCATAAGGGATAAGTGCAAGAAGAAAGTACTGACAGGAATTCAGTGTGGACGATTTGCAAACCGTTTTGTAATATTTGTAAAGTGCTTGATGTCACGCCATTTTCCTTTCACCTGAATAACTGACTGGGAAGTTGaaaggaaaacagaaaacGATGGTGCTTTGTTAGTGTGTACTAAAGCTGTAAACTGTGGATTAGTTGATTGCTCCTGCAGAATGATTAATTGAAACCGTTGTACAATATGATTGATGTTGACTCgtaatcaatcaatcaatcatttaatgtcttaatttaaaataaatacgcgttttccttctttcagtTTGCAAATCGTAGCTTGTTCAGTCCGGAGATGGACTTAGCCTCAAAAGAAACGGAAATTTCATCTGGCTTTGAGCGGAAATACCCTGATAAAAATGTCCTCCCTGCAAACCATACCGGAAACGAATCTTACTGTAAATCCCAAGACTTGATCACCGATGGAAACCATGCCGGAAACGAAGCTTACTGTATATTCCGAGACTTGATCACCAGTGGAAATCATACCAGAAACAAAGCTAACTGTATATCCCTCGACTTGATTGCCAATGGAAACCATACCGGAAAAGAAGATAACTATGCATCCCTAGACTTAATCACCAGTGAAAACCATACCGGAAACGAAGCTAACTCGATATCCCCAGACTTAATCGCCAATGGAAACCAGACCGGAAAAGAAGCTTACTGGATGCCTCCAGACATAATCGCCAATGGAAACCAGACCAGAAACGAAGCTTACTGGATGCCACCAGACTTAATCGCCAATGGAAACCAGACCAGAAATGAAGCTTACTGGATGCCTCCAGATTTAATCACCAGCGGAGGCCATATCAGAAATAgaagtaaaaatgaaaaggcCGCTAATGAATCAATCAAAGGCCACCAATCAATGGTGGTTTTCCTTGGACAATTCAAAGATTGGCCTGCACTGCTTACAGAGTTTTCGCCTGCCGATTGCTATAACGGTTCGAGCTCACAAATGTTGTCGGCTCTTCCTTCAATCAACCCCAATGACGACCTCTATGTTGACACTGTTGGATGTCATACTGCATTTTCAGGGATCGGTGACAATCGTGTTGGTAATGGTGATCACATGCCTGTGATTCCAGCAAATCCGGTTTTGAAGGAATCGCGGGAGTCCTCAGGGAGAACTATTCTAAACTACAGCTACACCCAAGATGAAGCGATGTGTCCTAAGGATCTTTTGGGTGCGGGGTACTGGATTCAGAGCGACGGCTTTGATTACAACGAAAACTTGACCTTATCTTTCGAAGACCCATTGAAAGACGGAACCATTGTCAAAGACGTTGCCGTCAAGATcaaaaaaggtgaaattgCCGTGAACAAGTCTGTGATGTGCCCAGTGCGTTCAAACAAACGGGATCCGGTGAGTGTTGATAAGACTCTTATATTTGTGTGCAAATTGTCTTGATTTTTTTCGTCTCTCAAATGCGTAATTTTCCCAAGCAatgaaaagagagaaaaagatttgaaaatagaCACTCTAGTCTGACTCTTATGAGGGCTGTAAATATCGCTTTTTACgagtattttgaaacaaacttgttCGCTTCTAAATAACAGCATGGTTAAATTCACGATGTAAGAGATGGGCCGAACTGCTCGTGGTACGAATGGAGCCAAAACGTCTGCGTCCATCAAGTTCATGTGAGTGTTGTCAACTCCAGACAACTACAGGTCACCTTCATATCGGTCTTGAGCGAGACCCCTAATAGCGTCGTCAAATGAGCCTTAATAGAGTTTTTAATGTCACATTACTTTGAAATTATTCCTCCTAAGAGTGAAGAATTCTACGGAAAGAATGTAACCAAACATGCAGATGACTCATCGTGGAACTTTGCAAAGCTATTGGACCACTGCAACGAGTATTTGAACTGGCGGAGATCAAGGGTTATGTCCACTCGAACTGAAATTCTTATCACTGCAATGGAGATTTGCATGGCCGGCCCAAACAAAACTGGACCGGTAAGTGAATTTCATAACTGTTGTCTGCCACATTTGCTCTTACCTAGGTATCTTTTAACACTCAAGCTACAAGAGTTCACATTAGCGGGGACTATCCCGGTTTTAGTATTGGAGGGTGAAGAAATTGCTTCTCTCTTAAAATGGGATGCCAGTTTTATTCCTGGCTTGATTAGCCGATAAGATGTCGCGTGTAAGGtccaaaactttttttctcataagTATGTTTAAGCTCATGCTATATATCCTTGACCTCCTTTTTAATGGTTgcgaaatttaaaaagaagcATCAGTAGCGTTCAAGTAATAGAGACAGgtaaaaactgcaaaaacatAAAAGCTAATAAAATATGTAATTAGGAAAAATAAACTGTCAATTGGGTTAATCACATTAACAACAATAACTGTAGGAAAGCCGAGAAATAAGCTAAATGAAagcaagcaaaacaaaagcttaaCTTAGACCTTCTATTTCTGGGGTGAATTATGGGCTTTAAACCAGTGAGCTGTGGCGGAAAATACTTGCAGCGCACTCATGGAAGAACCTTGATGTTCAGAACTTGTTCTCTCTTCAACATACATTCGCTTTTCCTCAAATTCTTAACTGATATTTTAACCTATTCATTATCATTCTTCGGAAACTAAATTTTGTGCCTTGAAAAATACCCAAGGGACTAGTAACTCGCCTTGGCGAATTACCAAATGGTTTTTGCGCCATTGCACATACGCCCAGCAGTTCTTTTAGCAACTGCTGGGCGTATGTGCAATGGCGCAAAGGCAATATTTCCGTCCAAACTGATCCACAGGATAACGTCATAGCAAGAGTTCCGATCAATGCGAGTAGATTACCTGGTTCATTTGTCCAAAGCCTCTTGGAACAGCAAGTTTGAGTGAGATATGATACCAAATGCCTCCAATGTCATGTGATAGTAGTACCAAGTCAAATGAACTTTGTCTCTCTATTTCTAGGAATCGCTGTTTTGCCCATTGAACCCCTCCCAACCCTCGTCTGAATCGACACCCTGGCTTACGATGAACATGCACCATAAGATCGTGGATATCACACGCTGGATCACATCAAATGAAATTCTACTGAAAGCATGCAATTTCACTTCTTGTAAGTAAAAGTCAATGATTAATGACTGATGAGCATCGCTGGTGTGCAGTTAGCTATTCCTGTGAGTCTGTTAGGAGTCTTCCCTTTCAGTTTGCGAACTTTCATCAAACCAGGATTCTTTTAGTCAGTAGCTTCTGTACAACTAAAGAAGCGCTCC contains:
- the LOC141873624 gene encoding uncharacterized protein LOC141873624, producing the protein MSFLLSIVFLLLLQSSFAAENPTREGEIGSSNGGNVLLRSFTISEDFRNMDATIEVHLTSIDLLLSVKVDSRNRINSVSTIYTPKKPEMKKSEMTNPQELKSNTPLEEEPSVLTESTKNCSSWFEKAYTSFLTAAESLLKWLYIGIEWPRDINQGMFTLRTVTRFDKHPVNDFANRSLFSPEMDLASKETEISSGFERKYPDKNVLPANHTGNESYCKSQDLITDGNHAGNEAYCIFRDLITSGNHTRNKANCISLDLIANGNHTGKEDNYASLDLITSENHTGNEANSISPDLIANGNQTGKEAYWMPPDIIANGNQTRNEAYWMPPDLIANGNQTRNEAYWMPPDLITSGGHIRNRSKNEKAANESIKGHQSMVVFLGQFKDWPALLTEFSPADCYNGSSSQMLSALPSINPNDDLYVDTVGCHTAFSGIGDNRVGNGDHMPVIPANPVLKESRESSGRTILNYSYTQDEAMCPKDLLGAGYWIQSDGFDYNENLTLSFEDPLKDGTIVKDVAVKIKKGEIAVNKSVMCPVRSNKRDPSEEFYGKNVTKHADDSSWNFAKLLDHCNEYLNWRRSRVMSTRTEILITAMEICMAGPNKTGPESLFCPLNPSQPSSESTPWLTMNMHHKIVDITRWITSNEILLKACNFTSYYWASFETILIHWTWQKTFDVMIAFWTTGYCFMALYVTTAYIMEIMRRRRDARQLERELEQAKEEEELQRKLVEEERAQASGSQSEPAPGSGPPRKNKKHHSSNKEEEQLQRKLVEEERAQASGSQSEPAQGSGPSKKNKKHYSSNKEEEELQRKLVEEERAQASGSLSKPAQGSGPSRRNKKHYSSKKEEEQLQRKLVEEERAQASGSQSKPAQGSGPSRRNKKHYSSNKEEEQLQRKLVEEDSAQASGSQSKPFQGSGPPRKNKKHHSSNKEEEELQRKLVEEERAQASGSQSKPAQGSGPPRKNKKHYSSNKEDKELQKKLVEEERAQASGSQSTPVQGSGPPRKKNSKKHYSSNKKQTWK
- the LOC141874780 gene encoding uncharacterized protein LOC141874780, which codes for MRLLQRKRVFCSFLFILSLLLTQRVLTLQERHLSWEVCLSFIGILAPLHIAFSWLPFPIGQDSKRHICYSTAKTVPEDSSTARDRSETEGKVFPICGPTKAVDHMLRDLGLEGCASIQYTDLVRAISH